TAGATAATCTTGTTGTGGTCTCGATTGCTGAGACCGTCTGAGGGCATATCGGCCTGCATGGCCGCGGCTTTTTCGAGGAAAGATTCGAAGAATTCCTGCTGCCGTCGGATTGCCGCCTCGTCCTCTTCCGTCTCGGCCAGGGACGGCTTTTCCCTCGTCGTTACCGTGAGCGAGACGACCTCTTGTTCGGAGAGGTCAATGGGCTCCAAGGGTCGCAGGAGCCCGTGCTCGTAAATGGCTTGGAAGGTGTGGTTCATAGTTGAATTATACCCCGCAATGCTCACCGCTGTCGACATTTGCAACCCCGCTACAGCCACAACTCCAGCCGTCCGTCGAACAGGTCCGGGATGGCGCGTTCGATGATCGCTTTCGCGTGGCTGGCGTGGTAGCGAGTGCTGAGGTGGGCTGCGATGATCTTTTCGTTCTTGAACTTTTCGCGGCGCGCCACCACGTCGTCCAGGTGAATGTGGCCGAACTTGTGGATCTTCTCTTTGCGATGCGTCGGCGCGACGAACGTCATTTCCATGATCAATACCTGGGCCTCGTACATGGCCGGGTTCTGATCGAGGCCCGGCGGCGAGCTATCGCCCAGGTACGCCAATCGCGGGACGCGGCGCTCTTCGGTCACTTCCGTGCCGCCGAGCCGCAGGTCGCGAATCTGGTCGCCGGCCAGGTGCTGGAACTCCGTCTTGAGCTTCCGCCGGCGTTCCCAGACGACGAACCCCAGCGACGGCACCGTATGCGTCGTCGCGTGGGCCGTGACGACATGTTCGCGGGAAAGCTCGAACTCGTCGCCGGGCTTCACCGGAATTAGATTGCAGGGCAGCCGGCCGCGATCGAGCCGCGAGACGAGCTTCAAGAGCTTGTCGACCGTCTCGACCATGTGTTCAGGCATATAGATCGTCGGCGGGCTCATTTTCATCATCCGCCGCCGCGCCACATACACCGGCAGCGCCGCCACGTGGTCCAAATGCCCGTGGGAAACGAACCAGGTCTCCGTCGACATGAACGCCCAGGGCTGCGCGCCGAGATCGAACCCGACCTTCAACTCCGGAATTCGCCAATAGGTCTGTACCGCGGCGCGGGAATAGCCCTCAATGGTGAGGTCCTTATGGACGAGCGTCTTGACGGGGAGGTTTTTGAGCATGAAGGCGGCCGGGCGGTGGCGAGTCTTGGCGAACTCGCCAGTATAAGCCGCACGGCGGTTGGTCGAAATGCGCCTCTTGTGCCGGTCGTGTCCCAACAGTGCGTTGCTGGGACGGGAGGGCCGGTTAATGAACCGGGTCCCAAACCAGAATCAAGATCAGGGCTGCCGCTAGTTGAACGACGA
The DNA window shown above is from Planctomycetia bacterium and carries:
- a CDS encoding antitoxin family protein, whose protein sequence is MNHTFQAIYEHGLLRPLEPIDLSEQEVVSLTVTTREKPSLAETEEDEAAIRRQQEFFESFLEKAAAMQADMPSDGLSNRDHNKIIYGP
- a CDS encoding MBL fold metallo-hydrolase, encoding MLKNLPVKTLVHKDLTIEGYSRAAVQTYWRIPELKVGFDLGAQPWAFMSTETWFVSHGHLDHVAALPVYVARRRMMKMSPPTIYMPEHMVETVDKLLKLVSRLDRGRLPCNLIPVKPGDEFELSREHVVTAHATTHTVPSLGFVVWERRRKLKTEFQHLAGDQIRDLRLGGTEVTEERRVPRLAYLGDSSPPGLDQNPAMYEAQVLIMEMTFVAPTHRKEKIHKFGHIHLDDVVARREKFKNEKIIAAHLSTRYHASHAKAIIERAIPDLFDGRLELWL